AAGGAGAGGGAATCTCCTCGAAACGGTTGAAAAAGGGCTGCTTGAAATGGTTCGCATCCACCGATGTCACGTGAGCATCGCCCACTTTGACCCAGCTGACGCAGTCGATAAAGTCGGTACCGTCTTTGAACATGAACATGACGATACCCAGATGCATCTTTTCGCAGATTCTTTTGAAATGTTTTTTGGAGGGGAGCGGTGATTTGTCCTTGGCAAGTTCGGCGGCGAAGAGGTCGGGGTGGATGAGGTGCAGTTTTGGGAAACTCTCTTTCGCCTTTTCTAGGGATTTCTGGTTGGGAACGATCGGCAGGGCACGGTCGTAGAGGTAACCCAGAATGACCATGTCGCCGTTTTGCGGTTTTGTCTTGATCGTGGGAAGGTTGGGCTGTCGCAGCCCTCGATAGGGCAGCAGTTTCAGGGTTGCCGAATTTTTGTCGCCGGCGGTGACAATGACCGATGCCAGAATCGCCTTGTGGGTCTGGTCGTAAGCGTGAATGACGATACCGCTTACGCCGACGGGGATGTTGCCGACCGGCACCGTTGCGCTGTCGTCTTTGACATTTTCCAGAGCCGCTGTAACGGTACGGGGCTCTCCTGCGGCCATCAGGGAAAGGGTGCAGGCGAGAAAGAGAAACAAAAGGGTGCGTATCATCGATGAATGTCCTCAATTGACGTAGTATCGGTGATTATACTCAAAGGATCTTTTAAAGCGACTTTAACGCGCCATGGAGTAAAATACAGGCTATTTTAAAAAAAACGGTTATCACAACTAATATGCGAAACACTCTTGTCATCCTTGTTTTTGCCATCACGCTCCTGCACGCTTCCGTCGTTGAGAAAAAAGCATGGCCCCAGGGGGAGAGCTTCCTCCATTTTCTCGACCATCACGGCATGCCCCAGTCGATCTACTGGAATCTGGACAAAGAGGACAAGGAGCTTTGCGAAGAGATCCGTGCGGGCGTCTCCTACTACGTGATGAGCGACGACAACGGATCCGCGATCGAGCAGGTTCTCATTCCGATCAACGAAGAGCTTCAGATCCATCTGGCAAAAGATGGCGAAAGCTACCGGTTCGAACTGATTCCTGTCGCCTATCAGGAGATTACCGATCTGTTTTCTCTCGCGATCGAGCGTTCGCCCTACCAGGATATCATCTCGGCGACCAACAACAGGCCGCTGGCCCACGCCTTCGTCGACGCTTTCAAGAACAGCTTCGATTTCACGAGACTCCGCAAAGGTGACAGACTGGCGGTCGTCTACAAAGAGAAGCTGCGGCTCGGCCGTCCTTTCGGGCTGCCGAAAATCGAAGCGGCGATGATCGAAAAACGGAAAAAACCGTACTACCTTTTTCGTTTCAAAGACCGCTACTACGATGAGAAGGGACGGGAAGTCGAGGGATTTCTCTTCAGGAAGCCCGTCAACCACGTCCGCATCACTTCCCGTTTCACTTTGCGCCGGTGGCATCCGGTGCTGCACCGATACCGGGCCCATCTGGGAGTCGATTTCGGCGGACGAACCGGTACGCCGATTTATGCGGCGGCGGATGGCCGTATCATCTTCGCCGGACGGCTCGGCGGATACGGCAATGTGATCAAAATCCGCCACCGTGACGGCTTCATGACGCTTTATGCCCATATGCACAGGTTTCGGCGCGGAATGCGGCGGGGAAAATATGTCAAAAAGGGGCAGGTGATCGGCTATATCGGTTCAACGGGCATGAGCACCGGTCCGCACCTGCATTTCGGTCTTTACAAAAACGGTCGGCCCATCAATCCGCTCGGCGTGATCAAGGTGACGAAAAAGAGTCTCTACGGCAAAAGACGCAAAGAGTTTCTCAACTACGCGGCGATTATGAAAGAGAAACTGCAAAATGCGGTGGCATCAAACGCGTGCCCGGTGCGTTTGGACGATCTATCACGGTCAAAATACTGCATCGACGAGATCGATATCAACGGAAGTGTCGGCGGATGATCGAAGAGTTCCGCATCGAGCCGCTTGAGACATCACATTTCGTCCGCCCCGCCCTGGTGCGATACCGGCAGAACGGCACAATGAAGAGCTGGGAGATCATCCGCGCCCACGACAGTGTGGCGATTCTGATCTTCGACAAAGAGAAAGAGGCGTTCGTTCTGGTCAGACAGTTCAGGCCCGCCGTCTATCTTCAAAACTCGGATGGATATACATTCGAACTGTGTGCCGGCATCGTGGACAAGGAGAGTTCGCTTCTGCAGATCGCCAAAGAGGAGATCTACGAGGAGTGCGGCTACGATGTCCCTCTGGAGCGGATCGAAAAGATTACGTCGTTTTACACCTCCGTCGGATTCGCCGGGTCAAAACAGACCCTTTACTATGCCGAAGTGGATTCGACGATGAAAGCTCATGCCGGCGGAGGTATCGAAATGGAGGAGATCGAGGTGATCGAACTTCCGGTCGCAAAGGCGCGGGATTTCATGTTCGACGAATCGCTGGTCAAAACGCCGGGCCTGCTTTTCGCTTTCATGTGGTTTTTTTCAACTAAAAGTTAAAAACTAAAAACTAAAAATTGCGGAAAATGGTTTTACTTTTAACGATTCTCAATCAATAAATCGCTTCAACAACCCTTCATAGGCGTCGATGCGCCGGTCTCTTAGAAAAGGCCACCAGCGACGCACCTCTTCGCTTCTTTTCAGGTCGATGTCGCAGTAGAGAATCTCCTCCTTATCGTTGGACGCGGTGGCCAGCATCTCTCCCTGGGGGCCGCAGGCGAAGCTGTTGCCCCAGAACCGGATGCCGTCCAGTGCGCCGCTTGGATCGTTTTCGAACCCGACTCTGTTCACGGCGACCAGCGGGAGTCCGTTGGCCACGGCATGTCCCCGCTGTACCATGACCCAGGCATCCAGCTGGCGGCGCTTCTCCTCTTCGCAATCGCTGTCGAACCAGCCAATGGCGGTGGGATAGAGAAGCAACTGCGCCCCTTTGAGCGCCATGAGCCTAGCCGCTTCGGGGTACCATTGGTCCCAGCAGACCAAAACGCCGAGCCGTCCGACGGAGGTGTCGACGGGTTCGAAACCGAGATCGCCCGGCGTGAAGTAGAATTTTTCATAAAAACCCGGATCGTCGGGAATGTGCATCTTTCTGTATTTTCCCGCAATGGTTCCGTCTTTTTCGAAAACGACGGCCGTGTTGTGGTAGAGGCCGGCTGTGCGTTTTTCGAAGAGTGAAGTGACCAGCACGACGCCGTTTTTTTGTGCTACTCTGCTCCAGAATGCCGTATCTTCCCCAAAGCTTTCGGCCAGATCAAAAAGCGCCGTATCTTCGTGCTGGCAGAAGTAGCGCCCCTGGTGAAGCTCCTGAAGGACAACCAGTTGGGCCCCATGTTTCGCCGCCTCGGCGATCCGGGCCGCCGTCTCTTCCACCATGGCGGATTTGTCTGCGCGCCAGCACTGCTGGATCAGAGCCGTCTTCATCCGAATCCTTTGTGCGAATCTTGGAAAAGTATAGCAAAATTCCCCTTTTTTGCGACGGAACCGGTCGGCTGGAGAGGATCTTTTTTCAATTCAGCATAATCTTATACCGAAAGAGTGATAATGAATCAGAAACCGGTACATTCTGGCATGATCGGTTTGATATGAATTCATAACGACAGCGTTGTGGACCGAAAGGATTGACAATGAAAAAAATGACCGCAGTCTGTTTGTTGTCGGCTGCCACATTCTGCTTTGCAGGTCCTGCGGGAATGTTCGGTGTGAGCTATACATGGGGCGGTTCCATCGGAAACGGGGAGGTGGGGCTGAGTGCCAAAGTGATCTCCGATAACAAGGAAGACAAGGTGATCGCTGCGGCGGGGGTGAGCTACTATCCGTGGGCTCCAGTGAATAAATTCGGGGCGGATGTGAGTGCCGGTTATCTCTTTGACGGGGTGGCTTTGACGGCGGGATGGGATTTCATCCAGAGCGACTGGCAGGTAGCTGCCGGTTATGTCAACACCGTGGATGATGACAATGATCACGAGAATGCTTCGGCGCCGCCGGCAGAAGAACCCGCAGAAGAGGAACCGTCCTCTAAAACGCCTCCGGGCGAAGGAGAAACCTGATCTATTCGGAAAAGTAGTAGGCAGGAATCTGCATCGTGGAGCAGTGAAGGCTTCCTCCCTGCTCGATCAGTTTGAGGCAGTTGATCGGGATGACCTCGCGGTGTGGGTAGAGCGTTTTGAAAAGGGCGATCATCGCCTTGTCCTTCGGATCGTCGTAGGTGGGCAGAAGCAGAGCGTGATTGGTGACGAGAAAATTGGCATAGGTGGCGGGCAGACGGTTTCCGTCGCGGTCGTGTTTGGGTGAGGGAAGAGGGAGGGGAACGAGGTGGTAGGGTTTGCCTTTGAGGGTCCGAAACTCCCTGAGCTGCGCTTCCATCATCTTCAGATTTTCGTAATGCGGGTCTGCGGGATCGTCGCAGGTGACGTAGGCGATGGTCTCTTCGTCGATAAAACGGGCAAGGGTGTCGATGTGGGCATCGGTGTCGTCTCCCAGGAGCTCTCCGTGATCGAGCCACAGAACCCGTTGGAGGCAGAGCTTCTTAGTCAGAAACGATTCGATCTTCTGCCGATCCATACCCGGATTGCGGTTGGGGTTGAGCAGGCACCGGGAGGTTGTAAGCAGTGTTCCTTTGCCGTCGCATTCGATCGAGCCCCCCTCCAGAACGAAATCGACCTTTTCGTAATCCCCGTAGAGATATCCCCGTTCAACCAGCGTACGGGTGACGGCATTGTCCAGCGTACTTTCGAACTTGTTGCCCCACCCGTTGAAAGTGAAATCGAGAAATTTCCGTATGCCGTTCTCGTAGAGGGTAATGGGGCCGTAGTCGCGTGTCCAGGTGTCATTGGTCTCGATCTCGATGAATGTGATGTTCCTGGTGTCGCAGAAATAGTGTCCGGCTGCTTTCGCATCACGGCAGAG
This genomic interval from Hydrogenimonas urashimensis contains the following:
- a CDS encoding plasminogen-binding N-terminal domain-containing protein produces the protein MIRTLLFLFLACTLSLMAAGEPRTVTAALENVKDDSATVPVGNIPVGVSGIVIHAYDQTHKAILASVIVTAGDKNSATLKLLPYRGLRQPNLPTIKTKPQNGDMVILGYLYDRALPIVPNQKSLEKAKESFPKLHLIHPDLFAAELAKDKSPLPSKKHFKRICEKMHLGIVMFMFKDGTDFIDCVSWVKVGDAHVTSVDANHFKQPFFNRFEEIPSPFYDWTEYKIGDFDRFYRKMESEK
- a CDS encoding peptidoglycan DD-metalloendopeptidase family protein, translating into MRNTLVILVFAITLLHASVVEKKAWPQGESFLHFLDHHGMPQSIYWNLDKEDKELCEEIRAGVSYYVMSDDNGSAIEQVLIPINEELQIHLAKDGESYRFELIPVAYQEITDLFSLAIERSPYQDIISATNNRPLAHAFVDAFKNSFDFTRLRKGDRLAVVYKEKLRLGRPFGLPKIEAAMIEKRKKPYYLFRFKDRYYDEKGREVEGFLFRKPVNHVRITSRFTLRRWHPVLHRYRAHLGVDFGGRTGTPIYAAADGRIIFAGRLGGYGNVIKIRHRDGFMTLYAHMHRFRRGMRRGKYVKKGQVIGYIGSTGMSTGPHLHFGLYKNGRPINPLGVIKVTKKSLYGKRRKEFLNYAAIMKEKLQNAVASNACPVRLDDLSRSKYCIDEIDINGSVGG
- a CDS encoding NUDIX domain-containing protein; translation: MIEEFRIEPLETSHFVRPALVRYRQNGTMKSWEIIRAHDSVAILIFDKEKEAFVLVRQFRPAVYLQNSDGYTFELCAGIVDKESSLLQIAKEEIYEECGYDVPLERIEKITSFYTSVGFAGSKQTLYYAEVDSTMKAHAGGGIEMEEIEVIELPVAKARDFMFDESLVKTPGLLFAFMWFFSTKS
- a CDS encoding carbon-nitrogen hydrolase, which codes for MKTALIQQCWRADKSAMVEETAARIAEAAKHGAQLVVLQELHQGRYFCQHEDTALFDLAESFGEDTAFWSRVAQKNGVVLVTSLFEKRTAGLYHNTAVVFEKDGTIAGKYRKMHIPDDPGFYEKFYFTPGDLGFEPVDTSVGRLGVLVCWDQWYPEAARLMALKGAQLLLYPTAIGWFDSDCEEEKRRQLDAWVMVQRGHAVANGLPLVAVNRVGFENDPSGALDGIRFWGNSFACGPQGEMLATASNDKEEILYCDIDLKRSEEVRRWWPFLRDRRIDAYEGLLKRFID
- a CDS encoding agmatine deiminase family protein produces the protein MCIFPTEWQKQDAVLMALPHEGTDWAGDLKSALTPFIRIASAIAYSEPVLLLCRDAKAAGHYFCDTRNITFIEIETNDTWTRDYGPITLYENGIRKFLDFTFNGWGNKFESTLDNAVTRTLVERGYLYGDYEKVDFVLEGGSIECDGKGTLLTTSRCLLNPNRNPGMDRQKIESFLTKKLCLQRVLWLDHGELLGDDTDAHIDTLARFIDEETIAYVTCDDPADPHYENLKMMEAQLREFRTLKGKPYHLVPLPLPSPKHDRDGNRLPATYANFLVTNHALLLPTYDDPKDKAMIALFKTLYPHREVIPINCLKLIEQGGSLHCSTMQIPAYYFSE